One region of Baekduia soli genomic DNA includes:
- a CDS encoding DMT family transporter, whose protein sequence is MKPHRHGITLCVLSACGFGTMAIFAKEAYAAGVGVVTLLALRFLMAAALFWAIVAVRDVAMPPRRVVLAGLALGAGGYAAQAGLYFGALTRIDASLTSLLLYLYPSIVFAGALLLRAHTGERPTPRRIGALALATAGTMLVLLGGHVGGVDGLGVAMAVGAAFVYAGYILVADRLVGGTDPFALAALVTTGASASTLAVGASSGGLDLGFAPAGWGWIAAIAVGSSVLGISAFFVGLRSVGPATASIVSTIEPAVTVGLATLIYGEVLGPAQLAGGVLVLGAVVILQLRTGTVPGDDPAAHATVAAPARALAHEPA, encoded by the coding sequence ATGAAGCCGCACCGCCACGGGATCACGCTCTGCGTCCTGTCGGCGTGCGGCTTCGGCACCATGGCCATCTTCGCCAAGGAGGCCTACGCCGCCGGCGTCGGCGTCGTGACGCTGCTGGCCCTGCGCTTCCTCATGGCGGCCGCCCTGTTCTGGGCGATCGTCGCCGTGCGCGACGTCGCGATGCCTCCGCGGCGCGTGGTCCTCGCCGGCCTGGCGCTCGGCGCCGGCGGCTACGCCGCGCAGGCCGGGCTCTACTTCGGGGCGCTGACGCGCATCGACGCATCGCTGACCTCGCTGCTGCTGTACCTGTACCCGTCGATCGTCTTCGCCGGCGCGCTGCTGCTGCGCGCGCACACCGGCGAGCGCCCGACGCCGCGGCGCATCGGCGCGCTCGCGCTGGCCACCGCGGGCACGATGCTCGTGCTGCTCGGCGGCCACGTCGGCGGGGTCGACGGCCTCGGCGTCGCGATGGCCGTGGGAGCCGCATTCGTCTACGCGGGCTACATCCTGGTCGCCGACCGGCTCGTCGGCGGCACCGACCCGTTCGCGCTGGCCGCCCTGGTGACGACGGGCGCCTCGGCCTCCACGCTCGCCGTCGGCGCGTCCTCCGGCGGCCTGGACCTGGGCTTCGCCCCGGCGGGCTGGGGCTGGATCGCCGCGATCGCCGTCGGCTCCAGCGTCCTGGGCATCAGCGCGTTCTTCGTCGGCCTGCGGTCCGTCGGGCCGGCCACGGCGTCGATCGTCTCGACGATCGAGCCGGCGGTCACCGTCGGCCTCGCGACCCTCATCTACGGCGAGGTGCTCGGCCCGGCCCAGCTGGCCGGCGGCGTCCTCGTGCTCGGTGCGGTCGTGATCCTGCAGCTGCGGACGGGTACGGTGCCCGGCGATGACCCTGCCGCTCACGCCACCGTTGCTGCCCCAGCTCGCGCGCTCGCGCACGAGCCTGCCTGA
- a CDS encoding ATP-dependent DNA ligase — protein MTLPLTPPLLPQLARSRTSLPEGDDWAYEPKFDGFRAIAFVDGGDVVLQSRNGKPLGRYFPEVLASFPAGRYVLDGEVVAASFDTLGQRIHPARSRVERLAVETPARFIAFDLLAEGDTVLLDRSYDERRAALEALALEGVELTPVVRAAADAQGWLQDEEGVIAKETAAPYRPGERVGMVKIKRVRTIDAVVLGWRPGKAERTVGALILGLHGPDGRLREVGHSSGFTAKQKRELVDELAPYETGEHGSGGPSRWSAGRDLEWVALRPELVVEVTFDHVSDGRIRHGAKVQRWRTDKAPADCTTDQLES, from the coding sequence ATGACCCTGCCGCTCACGCCACCGTTGCTGCCCCAGCTCGCGCGCTCGCGCACGAGCCTGCCTGAGGGCGACGACTGGGCCTACGAGCCCAAGTTCGACGGCTTCCGGGCCATCGCGTTCGTCGACGGCGGCGACGTCGTCCTGCAGTCGCGCAACGGCAAGCCGCTCGGGCGCTACTTCCCCGAGGTGCTGGCATCCTTCCCCGCCGGGCGCTACGTCCTGGACGGCGAGGTGGTCGCCGCGTCGTTCGACACGCTGGGCCAGCGGATCCATCCCGCCAGGTCGCGCGTGGAGCGCCTGGCCGTCGAGACGCCCGCGCGGTTCATCGCGTTCGACCTGCTCGCCGAGGGCGACACGGTGCTGCTGGACCGGTCCTACGACGAGCGCCGCGCCGCGCTCGAGGCGCTGGCCCTGGAGGGCGTCGAGCTGACGCCGGTGGTGCGCGCGGCCGCCGACGCGCAGGGCTGGCTGCAGGACGAGGAGGGCGTGATAGCCAAGGAGACGGCGGCGCCCTACCGCCCGGGCGAGCGCGTGGGCATGGTCAAGATCAAGCGCGTGCGCACGATCGACGCGGTCGTGCTCGGCTGGCGTCCCGGCAAGGCCGAGCGGACGGTCGGCGCGCTCATCCTCGGCCTGCACGGCCCGGACGGCCGGCTGCGCGAGGTCGGCCACTCCTCGGGCTTCACGGCCAAGCAGAAGCGCGAGCTCGTCGATGAGCTGGCGCCCTACGAGACCGGGGAGCACGGCTCGGGCGGGCCGTCGCGGTGGTCGGCGGGGCGCGACCTGGAGTGGGTGGCGCTGCGGCCCGAGCTCGTCGTCGAGGTGACGTTCGACCACGTCTCCGACGGGCGCATCCGCCACGGCGCCAAGGTGCAGCGCTGGCGCACCGACAAGGCGCCCGCCGACTGCACGACCGATCAGCTCGAGTCCTAG
- the yczE gene encoding membrane protein YczE, whose protein sequence is MRADAAPPRALRRLTQLHAGLVLFGLGASAQLLAGLGNSPWDVLHQGLARTFGLTVGAWVFIVGALVLLAWIPLRERPGIGTISNVVVISIVVEIMLSAFGPAHGIVVRIALLVGGVLASGVAVGLYLGADLGPGPRDGLMTAFVKRGHSMRVVRTTIEVTVLLAGTLLGGTVGVGTLLFALAIGPLAHLTVPFFAVAPAPEPAPAPA, encoded by the coding sequence ATGCGGGCCGATGCGGCGCCCCCGCGTGCCCTGCGCCGCCTGACCCAGCTCCACGCCGGCCTGGTCCTCTTCGGCCTCGGCGCGTCGGCTCAGCTGCTCGCCGGCCTGGGCAACAGCCCGTGGGACGTCCTGCACCAGGGCCTGGCGCGCACGTTCGGGTTGACCGTCGGCGCCTGGGTGTTCATCGTCGGCGCGCTGGTCCTGCTGGCCTGGATCCCGCTGCGTGAGCGCCCCGGCATCGGCACGATCAGCAACGTCGTCGTCATCAGCATCGTCGTGGAGATCATGCTCTCGGCCTTCGGCCCCGCCCACGGGATCGTCGTCCGCATCGCGCTGCTGGTCGGCGGCGTCCTGGCCTCGGGCGTCGCGGTCGGGCTCTACCTCGGCGCCGACCTCGGGCCCGGGCCGCGCGACGGGCTCATGACGGCCTTCGTCAAGCGCGGGCACTCCATGCGCGTCGTGCGCACGACGATCGAGGTCACCGTCCTCCTCGCGGGCACGCTGCTGGGCGGCACCGTCGGCGTCGGGACGCTGCTCTTCGCGCTGGCCATCGGCCCGCTTGCGCACCTGACCGTCCCGTTCTTCGCGGTCGCCCCGGCGCCCGAGCCGGCGCCCGCGCCCGCCTAG
- a CDS encoding DUF559 domain-containing protein, which produces MAGAQHGVVARRQLLEAGVPGHVVDMRVRTRRLLVLHRGVYSDGHRQLRREGHWLAAVMACGPAAVLSHGTAAAHWGIRDAPAAPVHVIAPRRSGPRRRAGVVGHRADLPDADRTVHRSVPVTSVPRTLLDLAARVRARELELAVRHAARARIFDLGDVHAAAARSAHHPGVPRLVRLLLALEGVGTSDLRSPMEVAFVQLCDDFGLPRPVANRIVEGVRVDFSWRGSTLLVETDGFAFHAMPTAFTQDRRRDQLLALAGYTVLRFTYAQVTGEPEAVAATVGTMLQRSWSC; this is translated from the coding sequence TTGGCGGGAGCCCAGCACGGGGTCGTCGCGCGCCGCCAGCTCCTGGAGGCCGGGGTCCCAGGCCACGTCGTCGACATGCGCGTACGGACCCGGCGCCTGCTCGTGCTCCATCGCGGGGTCTACAGCGATGGACATCGCCAGCTGCGCCGGGAGGGCCACTGGCTGGCCGCCGTCATGGCCTGTGGACCGGCGGCGGTGCTGAGCCACGGGACGGCCGCGGCGCACTGGGGGATCCGGGACGCGCCGGCCGCTCCGGTGCATGTCATCGCTCCGCGGCGCTCCGGGCCGCGGCGGCGTGCGGGCGTCGTGGGCCATCGCGCCGACCTGCCGGACGCCGACCGCACCGTGCATCGTTCGGTTCCCGTCACCTCGGTGCCGCGGACGCTCCTCGACCTCGCTGCGCGCGTGCGCGCGCGTGAGCTCGAGCTCGCCGTGCGCCACGCGGCCCGCGCGCGGATCTTCGACCTCGGCGACGTGCACGCCGCCGCCGCGCGGTCTGCCCACCATCCCGGAGTGCCGCGGCTGGTGCGGCTGCTCCTGGCGCTCGAGGGTGTCGGCACGAGCGATCTGCGGAGTCCGATGGAGGTCGCCTTCGTCCAGCTGTGCGACGACTTCGGCCTCCCGCGACCGGTCGCCAACAGGATCGTCGAAGGCGTGCGCGTCGACTTCTCGTGGCGGGGCAGCACCCTGCTCGTCGAGACCGACGGCTTCGCGTTCCATGCGATGCCCACCGCGTTCACGCAGGACCGCCGCCGCGACCAGCTCCTGGCGTTGGCGGGCTACACCGTCCTGCGGTTCACCTACGCCCAGGTGACGGGCGAGCCCGAGGCCGTCGCGGCGACCGTCGGCACGATGCTGCAACGGTCATGGTCGTGTTGA
- a CDS encoding glycerate kinase, producing MAYVQPPVLVCPDAFAGTLRAAEVAAAVARGLERAGLAPPDRCPVAGGGPGTLEILLAALGGETAGAPATDALGRPVRAGFALVEDGGTAIVEVAETAGPRRVAAGDHDPATATSRGTGELIAAAAAAGAQVVLVAAGGGSAADGGAGAIEAIAEAGGLQGTALVVLCDERRPFEHAARAAGADRAATTRLQRRLDRRAARWPKDPRGVPMTGAGGGLAGGLWAALGARLEPGTAFVVQALDVDRRIRAARAVVIGEGRLDRATLLGGPAGEIATRARQAGVPCHAIVGADAIEPFDARILDLQVILEAGTPAALQDAGERLGRMLEARVA from the coding sequence ATGGCCTACGTGCAGCCCCCGGTCCTCGTGTGCCCCGACGCCTTCGCCGGGACGCTGCGGGCGGCCGAGGTCGCCGCGGCCGTCGCGCGCGGCCTGGAGCGGGCCGGCCTGGCCCCGCCGGACCGCTGCCCCGTGGCCGGCGGCGGCCCGGGCACCCTGGAGATCCTGCTCGCGGCGCTGGGCGGCGAGACCGCCGGCGCGCCGGCGACCGACGCGCTCGGCCGCCCCGTGCGCGCGGGCTTCGCGCTCGTCGAGGACGGCGGCACCGCGATCGTCGAGGTCGCCGAGACCGCGGGCCCGCGGCGCGTCGCCGCAGGCGACCACGACCCGGCGACGGCGACCAGCCGCGGCACCGGCGAGCTCATCGCCGCCGCCGCGGCGGCCGGCGCGCAGGTCGTCCTCGTCGCCGCCGGCGGCGGGTCGGCGGCCGACGGCGGCGCCGGCGCGATCGAGGCCATCGCCGAGGCCGGCGGCCTGCAGGGCACCGCGCTGGTCGTCCTGTGCGACGAGCGCCGGCCCTTCGAGCACGCCGCGCGCGCGGCCGGCGCCGATCGCGCGGCGACCACGCGCCTGCAGCGGCGTCTGGACCGCCGGGCCGCGCGCTGGCCCAAGGACCCGCGCGGCGTGCCGATGACGGGCGCCGGCGGCGGCCTGGCCGGCGGCCTCTGGGCCGCCCTCGGCGCGCGCCTGGAGCCCGGCACCGCGTTCGTCGTGCAGGCCCTCGACGTCGACCGCCGCATCCGCGCCGCGCGCGCCGTGGTCATCGGCGAGGGCCGGTTGGACCGCGCGACCCTGCTCGGCGGCCCCGCGGGGGAGATCGCCACCCGCGCCCGCCAGGCCGGCGTGCCCTGCCACGCCATCGTCGGCGCCGACGCCATCGAGCCGTTCGACGCCCGCATCCTCGACCTCCAGGTCATCCTCGAGGCCGGCACGCCCGCGGCGCTGCAGGACGCGGGCGAGCGCCTCGGGCGCATGCTCGAGGCGCGCGTCGCCTGA
- a CDS encoding putative bifunctional diguanylate cyclase/phosphodiesterase → MTGAAGSWSAQQLAEFLSAISQTTDEAGALREAIESACIAVDAECGAVVSGGEVVASMGWPRFEIPERLLLDAVAGRATTVPVPGAGPAPVLCIALEEHAAHLLVARAATPLVREEQSLVRGMARGLALTLRLLRAIEAERTLRSRADLQAAENVRLLETLRKRQRVLEAMARIQRAISRREPLPGVLETIVGAAGELLGDDAPALLLLDPENPGWMVIAAARGYDPVEIERHRRRRLGEGVAGRAVAEGRLVVAEDYARSPDRVSRFVGLGVQAAMAAPVHEDGRVTGGLILSSFRPGRVFTRSEQDMLLSFAEHASLALSDARRADTMVHQALHDGLTGLPNRALFVDRVQHALVHGRRRGTSCGVLSLDLDRFKTVNDSLGHAAGDELLVAVARRLEEALRTADTAARLSGDEFSVLLEDLSGTEEAAIVAERIVDALRVPFVVGGREVFVSASVGITCGRDSAPELLRQADVAMYRAKAQGKGRHVLFEASMEAEVLDRLELEADLLRAVERHEIAVHYQPVIALDGETLAGFEVLARWNHPTRGLVPPPHFIPLAEDNGSIVALGRQVLRTACAQAVRWIDAFPSEERRIMSVNLSGRQLEDPGIVADVAGALADSGLPADALVLEITETVLMQDTEATIERLSALKALGVRLAVDDFGTGYSSLRYLRRFPIDILKMAKPFVDGLVDADDPDGRALARAIVDLAASLNLSCIAEGIEVGAQAEALRALGCGMGQGFHFARPMAPGDLEALLGDAGAARTFRTPAWLG, encoded by the coding sequence ATGACGGGCGCCGCCGGCAGCTGGTCCGCCCAGCAGCTCGCCGAGTTCCTCAGCGCCATCTCCCAGACCACCGACGAGGCCGGCGCGCTGCGCGAGGCGATCGAGTCCGCGTGCATCGCCGTCGACGCCGAGTGCGGCGCCGTGGTCAGCGGCGGCGAGGTCGTCGCCTCCATGGGCTGGCCGCGCTTCGAGATCCCCGAGCGCCTGCTGCTCGACGCCGTCGCGGGCCGCGCCACGACCGTCCCGGTCCCGGGCGCCGGGCCCGCCCCCGTGCTGTGCATCGCCCTCGAGGAGCACGCCGCCCACCTGCTCGTCGCCCGCGCCGCGACGCCGCTGGTGCGCGAGGAGCAGAGCCTGGTCCGCGGCATGGCCCGCGGCCTGGCGCTGACGCTGCGCCTGCTGCGCGCGATCGAGGCCGAGCGCACGCTGCGCAGCCGCGCCGACCTGCAGGCCGCCGAGAACGTCCGGCTGCTGGAGACCCTGCGCAAGCGCCAGCGCGTGCTGGAGGCCATGGCCCGCATCCAGCGCGCCATCTCGCGCCGCGAGCCGCTGCCGGGCGTGCTGGAGACCATCGTGGGCGCCGCCGGCGAGCTGCTCGGCGACGACGCGCCCGCGCTCCTGCTGCTGGATCCCGAGAACCCCGGCTGGATGGTCATCGCCGCCGCCCGGGGCTACGACCCCGTCGAGATCGAGCGCCACCGCCGCCGCCGCCTGGGCGAGGGCGTCGCCGGCCGCGCGGTCGCCGAGGGGCGCCTCGTCGTCGCCGAGGACTACGCCCGCTCGCCCGACCGCGTGTCGCGCTTCGTCGGGCTCGGAGTGCAGGCCGCGATGGCCGCCCCCGTCCACGAGGACGGCCGGGTCACCGGCGGCCTCATCCTCTCCTCGTTCCGGCCCGGCCGCGTGTTCACGCGCTCCGAGCAGGACATGCTGCTCTCCTTCGCCGAGCACGCCAGCCTCGCGCTGAGCGACGCGCGCCGCGCCGACACGATGGTCCACCAGGCGCTGCACGACGGGCTCACCGGGCTGCCCAACCGCGCGCTGTTCGTCGACCGCGTCCAGCACGCGCTCGTCCACGGCCGCCGCCGCGGCACGTCCTGCGGCGTGCTCTCGCTCGACCTGGACCGCTTCAAGACCGTCAACGACTCGCTCGGCCATGCGGCCGGCGACGAGCTGCTGGTCGCGGTCGCCCGGCGCCTCGAGGAGGCGCTGCGCACCGCCGACACCGCCGCGCGCCTGAGCGGCGACGAGTTCTCCGTGCTGCTCGAGGACCTCTCCGGCACCGAGGAGGCCGCGATCGTCGCCGAGCGGATCGTCGACGCCCTGCGTGTGCCGTTCGTGGTCGGCGGCCGCGAGGTCTTCGTCAGCGCCTCGGTCGGCATCACCTGTGGCCGTGACAGCGCGCCCGAGCTCCTGCGCCAGGCCGACGTCGCGATGTACCGCGCCAAGGCCCAGGGCAAGGGGCGCCACGTGCTGTTCGAGGCCTCCATGGAGGCCGAGGTCCTCGACCGCCTCGAGCTCGAGGCCGACCTGCTGCGCGCGGTCGAGCGACACGAGATCGCCGTGCACTACCAGCCCGTCATCGCGCTGGACGGCGAGACGCTCGCCGGCTTCGAGGTGCTGGCCCGCTGGAACCACCCGACGCGCGGGCTCGTCCCGCCCCCGCACTTCATCCCGCTGGCCGAGGACAACGGCAGCATCGTGGCGCTCGGCCGCCAGGTCCTGCGTACGGCGTGCGCCCAGGCCGTCCGCTGGATCGACGCGTTTCCCTCCGAGGAGCGGCGGATCATGTCCGTCAACCTCTCGGGCCGCCAGCTCGAGGACCCGGGCATCGTCGCCGACGTCGCGGGTGCCCTGGCCGACAGCGGCCTGCCGGCCGACGCGCTCGTGCTCGAGATCACCGAGACGGTCCTCATGCAGGACACGGAGGCGACGATCGAGCGCCTGTCGGCGCTCAAGGCCCTCGGCGTCCGGCTCGCCGTCGACGACTTCGGCACGGGCTACTCGTCTCTGCGCTACCTGCGGCGGTTCCCCATCGACATCCTCAAGATGGCCAAGCCGTTCGTCGACGGGCTCGTCGACGCCGACGACCCCGACGGCCGCGCGCTGGCCCGCGCGATCGTCGACCTGGCCGCCAGCCTGAACCTCTCGTGCATCGCGGAGGGCATCGAGGTCGGCGCGCAGGCCGAGGCGCTGCGGGCGCTGGGGTGCGGCATGGGCCAGGGTTTCCACTTCGCCCGCCCGATGGCGCCGGGCGACCTCGAGGCGCTGCTCGGCGACGCCGGGGCGGCGCGGACGTTCCGCACGCCCGCCTGGCTGGGCTGA
- a CDS encoding FIST signal transduction protein, producing MRSAVPTLNRPVRRPMTVGMERAVPGLARAGLCRWAEVGRSAHPDPTTAAHEAVHAALRAHREPGLLLAFVSGAYDPAVLGAALAEVAGPVPLVGCTTAAEFDAAGPASGSVLVLALGGEGFTFSIAGVSGAAPRDAGARAAACLGDVADREHRVLMLLTDGGAAIHPDIVRGAYSVTGAGVPLVGGVAGHPVGRPDSHAVLYGPAALNDAVVGVAIGSDAPLGIGVRHGWEPVGEPLLVTRAAPGRVLELDERPAREVYTALLDGEVSDANVLAHPLGIQPRVGEARVRIVRLDEATDGSVRCAIPAGALVWLMRATHDGVIDAADAACAEAVAALGGAPARALVAFDCAARLTFLGGGGDVAARETERVARHAAGAPVAGAYTHGEIARTRGALGFHHQTFVVLAIA from the coding sequence GTGCGCAGCGCCGTCCCCACCCTCAACCGGCCGGTCCGGCGGCCGATGACCGTGGGCATGGAGCGCGCCGTGCCAGGGCTGGCGCGCGCCGGTCTCTGCCGTTGGGCAGAGGTCGGACGCTCTGCCCACCCCGATCCCACCACCGCCGCGCACGAGGCCGTGCACGCGGCGCTGCGCGCGCACCGCGAGCCGGGCCTGCTGCTGGCGTTCGTCAGCGGCGCCTACGACCCCGCGGTCCTCGGCGCCGCGCTGGCCGAGGTCGCCGGCCCCGTGCCGCTGGTGGGCTGCACGACGGCCGCCGAGTTCGACGCGGCCGGGCCGGCCTCGGGATCCGTGCTCGTCCTCGCCCTGGGCGGGGAGGGCTTCACCTTCAGCATCGCCGGCGTCAGCGGAGCCGCGCCGCGCGACGCCGGCGCCCGCGCCGCGGCGTGCCTCGGCGACGTCGCCGACCGCGAGCACCGCGTGCTCATGCTGCTCACCGACGGCGGCGCGGCGATCCACCCCGACATCGTCCGCGGCGCCTACTCGGTCACCGGGGCGGGCGTCCCGCTCGTCGGAGGCGTCGCCGGTCACCCCGTCGGGCGGCCCGACAGCCACGCCGTGCTCTACGGGCCCGCGGCGCTCAACGACGCGGTCGTCGGCGTCGCGATCGGCTCCGACGCCCCGCTGGGCATCGGCGTCCGCCACGGCTGGGAGCCGGTCGGCGAGCCGCTGCTGGTCACCCGCGCCGCGCCCGGTCGCGTCCTCGAGCTCGACGAGCGCCCGGCGCGCGAGGTCTACACCGCGCTGCTGGACGGCGAGGTCTCCGACGCCAACGTCCTGGCCCACCCGCTCGGCATCCAGCCGCGCGTCGGCGAAGCCCGCGTGCGGATCGTGCGCCTCGACGAGGCCACGGACGGCAGCGTGCGCTGCGCGATCCCCGCCGGCGCGCTGGTCTGGCTCATGCGCGCCACCCACGACGGCGTCATCGACGCCGCCGACGCCGCCTGCGCCGAGGCCGTCGCCGCCCTCGGCGGCGCGCCCGCCCGCGCGCTCGTCGCGTTCGACTGCGCGGCACGGCTGACGTTCCTGGGCGGCGGCGGTGACGTCGCCGCCCGCGAGACCGAGCGGGTCGCGCGCCACGCCGCGGGCGCCCCGGTGGCCGGGGCCTACACGCACGGGGAGATCGCCCGCACCCGGGGTGCGCTCGGCTTCCACCACCAGACCTTCGTCGTGCTCGCGATCGCATGA
- a CDS encoding NAD(P)H-dependent glycerol-3-phosphate dehydrogenase — MPPDRPRPSLSLPTPGARRAVVVGAGSFGTAIAVLLARGGVRTTLQARTNEQAERLAADRENHTYLPGVALPQTLRIEAVGAGLARADYVLLAVPSQSLPGVIAGLPAAQLPRRAAIVSLAKGLVPPQGTPPTLLLAARFGTDRVACVGGPAHAREMVDAGAALVAASTDEALALSLASFFQRAGVVCEASNDPVGVELAGAAKNAAALAAGATERQGLNAAGAAAGHIFAEVWRFAELLGGRPESLIGLAGTGDLVATALAPQSRNRRAGELLADGVPGAEIPARIGQAVEALDAVPLLSSALTRAGIDAPVTSGLARLIGGELPLDDWVALVRTTIPPPARWRRPDGSGAGLHRLRERLRAAAARRARRRRLPGAEGT, encoded by the coding sequence GTGCCGCCTGATCGCCCGCGACCCTCCCTGTCGCTGCCGACGCCCGGCGCCCGGCGGGCGGTCGTCGTCGGCGCGGGGTCGTTCGGCACGGCGATCGCGGTCCTGCTCGCGCGCGGCGGGGTGCGCACGACGCTGCAGGCGCGCACGAACGAGCAGGCCGAGCGGCTGGCCGCCGACCGCGAGAACCACACCTACCTGCCGGGCGTCGCGCTGCCTCAGACGCTGCGCATCGAGGCCGTCGGCGCCGGCCTGGCCCGTGCGGACTACGTGCTGCTGGCCGTGCCGTCCCAGAGCCTGCCCGGCGTCATCGCGGGCCTCCCGGCGGCCCAGCTGCCGCGGCGCGCGGCGATCGTCTCGCTGGCCAAGGGCCTCGTGCCGCCCCAGGGCACGCCGCCGACGCTCCTGCTGGCCGCACGCTTCGGCACCGACCGCGTCGCCTGCGTGGGCGGTCCCGCGCACGCGCGCGAGATGGTCGACGCGGGCGCCGCGCTCGTCGCGGCGTCGACCGACGAGGCGCTCGCCCTGTCGCTGGCGTCGTTCTTCCAGCGGGCCGGCGTGGTCTGCGAGGCCAGCAACGACCCCGTGGGCGTCGAGCTGGCCGGTGCGGCCAAGAACGCCGCGGCGCTCGCCGCGGGCGCCACCGAGCGCCAGGGCCTCAACGCCGCCGGCGCCGCGGCCGGGCACATCTTCGCCGAGGTCTGGCGGTTCGCCGAGCTGCTCGGCGGCCGGCCCGAGTCGCTCATCGGCCTGGCCGGCACGGGCGACCTCGTCGCCACGGCGCTGGCGCCCCAGAGCCGCAACCGCCGGGCCGGCGAGCTGCTGGCCGACGGCGTGCCCGGCGCCGAGATCCCGGCACGCATCGGCCAGGCCGTCGAGGCGCTGGACGCCGTGCCGCTGCTGTCGTCGGCGCTGACGCGCGCGGGGATCGACGCGCCGGTGACCAGCGGCCTGGCGCGCCTCATCGGCGGCGAGCTCCCACTCGACGACTGGGTCGCGCTCGTGCGCACGACGATCCCGCCGCCGGCGCGCTGGCGGCGCCCGGACGGCTCGGGGGCCGGCCTGCACCGCCTGCGCGAGCGCCTCCGGGCGGCCGCGGCGCGCCGCGCGCGGCGGCGCCGCCTCCCCGGAGCCGAAGGGACGTGA
- a CDS encoding ATP-binding protein, with amino-acid sequence MRDNGIGIEPGFRERVFGLFLRLPTAEEYPGTGMGLAIVKKIVEPNDGCVRDEPAPGEGAAFVDSLPAGEGA; translated from the coding sequence GTGCGCGACAACGGCATCGGGATCGAGCCCGGCTTCCGCGAGCGCGTGTTCGGCCTGTTCCTGCGGCTGCCCACGGCCGAGGAGTACCCTGGCACGGGCATGGGTCTGGCCATCGTCAAGAAGATCGTGGAGCCCAACGACGGCTGCGTCCGCGACGAGCCCGCGCCCGGCGAGGGCGCCGCGTTCGTCGACTCGCTGCCCGCCGGGGAGGGTGCGTGA
- a CDS encoding response regulator, with amino-acid sequence MSAVAGPRRLLVVEDSESDVELLREALSDSDPGVALDVVRHGEDALAFLRREQPFPDAAPPDLVLLDLNLPRMGGFEVLRALRADVDPRLRRLPVIVFTTSGARSDVETAYDLHASTFVTKPTAFEHYLDTVRAFREFWLRVATLPSTA; translated from the coding sequence GTGAGCGCCGTCGCCGGCCCGCGCCGGCTGCTCGTCGTCGAGGACTCCGAGTCCGACGTCGAACTGCTGCGCGAGGCGCTCTCGGACTCCGATCCGGGCGTCGCGCTCGACGTCGTGCGCCACGGCGAGGACGCGCTGGCCTTCCTGCGCCGCGAGCAGCCGTTCCCCGATGCGGCGCCGCCCGACCTCGTCCTCCTGGACCTCAACCTGCCGCGCATGGGCGGCTTCGAGGTGCTGCGCGCCCTGCGCGCCGACGTCGACCCGCGGCTGCGCCGCCTGCCCGTCATCGTCTTCACGACCTCCGGCGCGCGCAGCGACGTCGAGACGGCCTACGACCTGCACGCCTCGACGTTCGTGACCAAGCCGACGGCGTTCGAGCACTACCTCGACACCGTCCGGGCGTTCCGCGAGTTCTGGCTGCGGGTGGCGACGCTGCCCTCGACCGCCTGA